In Accipiter gentilis unplaced genomic scaffold, bAccGen1.1, whole genome shotgun sequence, one genomic interval encodes:
- the LOC126037349 gene encoding interferon regulatory factor 9-like has product MAAAAAGGGGRKLRPWLVAQVESGRFAGLVWDDAGRSALRIPWQHAGKGGAKGGAGTALCQAWAEFKGRLRPGARPDPAGWKTRLRCALNKSPEFQEVPARSRLEGPRPYKVYRLLPPPQQRGGHTPKRGGSRPRKEAGPDPTAGGDGDAPPPGAPEPPPSPDEVPAEEPCPDAGDPSAAPPPAPLKLDIVVESPEPLPPAQGGACLGLRLWLGGVSGLAGLAAPR; this is encoded by the exons atggcggcggcggcggcggggggcggcgggcggaaGCTGCGGCCCTGGCTGGTGGCGCAGGTGGAGAGCGGGCGCTTCGCCGGGCTGGTGTGGGACGACGCCGGGCGCTCCGCCCTGCGGATCCCCTGGCAGCACGCCGGGAAGGGTGGGGCCAAGGGCGGGGCCGGCACCGCCCTCTGCCAG GCGTGGGCGGAGTTCAAGGGGCGGCTCCGCCCTGGGGCGCGGCCGGACCCCGCCGGCTGGAAGACGCGGCTGCGCTGCGCCCTCAACAAGAGCCCCGAGTTCCAGGAGGTGCCGGCACGTTCCCGCCTGGAAGGGCCGCGCCCTTACAAGGTCTACCGCCTCCTGCCGCCTCCCCAGCAGCGag GTGGGCACACCCCCAAGCGCGGGGGGTCACGACCCCGGAAGGAGGCGGGACCGGACCCCACGGCAGGTGGAGATGGAGACGCCCCACCCCCCGGCGCCCCG GAGCCGCCCCCCAGCCCCGATGAGGTGCCGGCCGAGGAGCCCTGCCCTGACGCCGGGGATCCCT ctgcagccccgcccccggccccgctgaaGCTGGACATCGTGGTGGAGAGCCCTGAGCCCCTCCCACCTGCACAGG GAGGGGCCTGCCTGGGCCTGCGGCTGTGGCTGGGGGGGGTCTCCGgcctggcagggctggctgcccccCGGTGA
- the RNF31 gene encoding E3 ubiquitin-protein ligase RNF31, producing the protein MAEETQPRCPTPAEGGDRGSPPNPGGSPRHTDAPQGPPRVLGTPVDAPPNPGGPPQPLEGSPQAVVEPGGGCQGDPPTGLGVLRAALEAALIRDPGEATPAELSPILGVPLPPPAKCRHLDGARLLRDNLRLEPGQLPQGLGGLRTALSILEKYGRNLLQPRPPRHWRAVRFGNPVFRSTVGAVQGGRGVLRLLGYTEETGEGLSFPPGAGAPHGPRVAAVTADVLVLRAELDLLLANQHPNPQFFTEILAGGAEGSLVPDSLPIMDRDSPAGGSPSGRPRPDCAPLRPPSPLRGDPSSSLPPWACGTGQPRPGAIGDPAPPRGENEEGGWACASCTFRNPGPSVLCGVCERPRLARRPAPPPPLPTGGGTRPGTHPPSPPPAAGWQCPHCTYWNEGAGRVCEVCHRTGAGTPPPASPRPATTAGRGRARRPPEPPPALSPSQEAERRRQERLREDGRRLVALVRAAEAQGVPAEAVVATAAALGGPAGTAVGRARAGLGAALGALAGAAERRGAAEAGGPLGALSLREAARAWARARAHPQRALEACLGARRRQLRALAALGFGERGAAGAALYQNGGDVWGALGDLQRRRLQPFQRRLWEPQQPPLDFDGPDQQALVRRALATLGLASWGRAQLVVTLGRELGLGRAPPRGLGELVEAVGRCPDRAALRRRLRCECAVCGWGLPRHQMQWLTSCECPLCPECFRLHFTIGVKERRVGDLVCPACARPDLADEAQRLNYFSTLDIQLRQCLDPDTYQLFTQKLTELELMRDPKFIWCIQCSFGFIFEAEQGPAQCPQCQQRFCPRCQRPWDPQHATLSCAEFGAWLSARDPQAPPVGLAAFLQEHGIACPQCGVWYALARGGCMHFQCSQCRHHFCSGCYGPFHAKDRCPERGCPLRGSLHGHHPRDCLFYLRDWEPPRLQRLLRLLVSVGQLGLAGGRSGAVPGFCGAAGGRSGAAELSDPPCPPRRGGVPFDTEPPAEARPVPGGGCGVLEQKETATGLRDEPCGRETPPGHAGLCRGHYTEYLVRLINEHGLDPARLYTPAELRAAAERHLPAGRPPRGPQETDGEYAARLRRLLAREAPLRTRPPRR; encoded by the exons ATGGCGGAAGAaacccagccccgctgccccacGCCGGCGGAGGGGGGGGATCGGGGGTCCCCCCCCAACCCGGGGGGGTCCCCCCGCCACACGGACGCCCCCCAGGGTCCCCCCCGCGTCTTGGGGACCCCCGTGGACGCCCCCCCTAACCCagggggacccccccagccccttgaaGGGTCACCCCAGGCGGTGGtggagccgggggggggctgccagggggACCCCCCGACCGGCCTCGGGGTTTTGCGGGCGGCGCTGGAAGCGGCGCTGATCCGGGACCCCGGGGAAGCGACGCCGGCCGAGCTCAGCCCGATTTTGGGGGTCCCCTTGCCCCCCCCGGCCAAGTGCCGGCACCTGGATGGGGCCCGGCTGCTGCGGGATAACCTACGACtg GAGCCGGGGCAGCtgccgcaggggctgggggggctgcggaCGGCGCTCAGCATCCTGGAGAAGTACGGCCGCAACCTgctccagccccggcccccccggcacTGGCGCGCCGTCCGCTTCGGCAACCCCGTCTTCCGCAGCACCGTCGGCGCCGTGCAG gggggccggggggtgctgCGGCTTTTGGGGTACACGGAAGAGACGGGAGAGGGGCTGAGTTTCCCCCCGGGGGCGGGGGCTCCCCACGGCCCCCGCGTGGCCGCCGTCACCGCCGACGTCCTGGTGCTGCGCGCCGAGCTCGACCTCCTGCTGGCC AACCAGCACCCGAACCCCCAGTTCTTCACCGAAATCCTGGCCGGGGGGGCTGAG ggcTCGCTGGTGCCCGACTCGCTGCCGATAATGGACAGGGACAGCCCTGCAG GCGGGAGCCCCTCCGGCCGGCCCCGCCCTGACTGcgcccccctccgcccgcccAGCCCCCTACGGGGGGACCCCAG TTCGTCTCTTCCGCCGTGGGCGTGCGGGACCGGGCAGCCCCGCCCGGGCGCTATAGGggaccccgcccccccccggggcgaAAACGAGGAGGGGGGCTGGGCCTGCGCCTCCTGCACCTTCCGCAACCCCGGCCCCAGCGTCCTCTGCGGGGTCTGCGAGCGGCCCCGCCTCGCCcgacgccccgccccgcccccgcccctccccacgGGCGGGGGGACACGCCCCGGTACCCACCCGCCGTCGCCGCCCCCCGCGGCGGGTTGGCAGTGCCCCCACTGCACCTACTGGAacgagggggcggggcgggtgtGCGAAGTCTGCCACCGCACCGGGGCGGGGACGCCCccgcccgcctcgccccgccccgcgaCGACGGCGGGGCGGGGACGGGCGCGGCGCCCGCCGGAGCCCCCCCCGGCCCTCAGCCCCTCGCAGGAGGCGGAAcggcggcggcaggagcggcTGCGCGAGGACGGCCGGCGCCTCGTCGCCCTCGTCAGG GCGGCGGAGGCGCAGGGGGTGCCGGCGGAGGCGGTGGTGGCGacggcggcggcgctggggggCCCGGCGGGGACGGCGGTGGGGCGGgcgcgggcagggctgggggcggcgCTGGGGGCGTTGGCGggcgcggcggagcggcggggcgcgGCCGAGGCGGGGGGGCCGCTGGGGGCCCTGTCCCTGCGGGAGGCCGCCCGCGCCTGGGCCCGCGCCCGCGCCCACCCCCAGCGCGCCCTGGAGGCCTGCCTGGGCGCCCGCCGGCGGCAG CTGCGGGCTCTGGCGGCGCTGGGTTTCGGGGAGCGGGGCGCGGCCGGCGCCGCCCTCTACCAGAACGGGGGGGACGTGTGGGGGGCGCTGGGCGACCTGCAGCGCCGGCGCCTCCAGCCCTTCCAGCGGCGCCTCTgggagccccagcagccccccctcgACTTCGACGGCCCCGACCAGCAG GCGCTGGTGCGGCGGGCGCTGGCGACGCTGGGCTTGGCCAGCTGGGGCCGGGCGCAGCTGGTGGTGACGCTGGgccgggagctggggctgggccgCGCCCCCCCGCGGGGACTGGGAGAACTGGTGGAGGCGGTGGGGCGCTGCCCCGACCGCGCCGCCCTGCGCCGACGCCTGCGCTGCGAGTGCGCCGTCTgcggctgggggctgccccggcacCAG ATGCAGTGGCTGACGTCGTGCGAGTGCCCGCTCTGCCCCGAGTGCTTCCGCCTCCACTTCACCATCGGGGTGAAGGAGCGGCGCGTGGGCGACCTGGTGTGCCCCGCCTGCGCCCGCCCCGACCTGGCCGACGAGGCCCAGCGCCTCAATTACTTCTCCACCCTCGACATACAG TTGCGGCAGTGCCTGGACCCCGACACGTACCAGCTCTTCACCCAAAAGCTGACGGAGCTGGAGCTGATGCGGGACCCCAAgttcatttggtgcatccag tgctCGTTCGGGTTCATCTTCGAGGCGGAGCAGGGCCCggcccagtgcccccagtgccagcAGCGCTTCTGCCCACGCTGCCAGCGCCCG tGGGACCCCCAGCACGCCACCCTCTCCTGCGCCGAATTCGGGGCGTGGCTGAGCGCCCGCGACCCCCAAGCGCCTCCCGTGGGGCTGGCGGCTTTCCTGCAGGAGCACGGCATCG CGTGCCCGCAGTGCGGCGTGTGGTACGCGCTGGCCCGGGGGGGCTGCATGCatttccagtgctcccagtgccgcCACCATTTCTGCAGCGGGTGTTACGGCCCCTTCCACGCCAAAGAC CGCTGCCCGGAGCGGGGCTGCCCCCTGCGGGGGTCCCTGCACGGCCACCACCCCCGCGACTGCCTCTTCTACCTGCGCGACTGGGAGCCCCCCCGCCTCCAGCGCCTGCTCCGG TTACTGGTTTCTGTGGGGCAGCTGGGACTGGCTGGGGGTCGCTCTGGGGCAGTTCCTGGTTTCTGTGGGGCAGCTGGGGGTCGCTCTGGGGCAGCAGAGCTCTCTGACCCCCCTTGTCCCCCCAGGAGGGGGGGGGTGCCCTTCGACACGGAGCCGCCGGCCGAAGCCCGACCCGTGCCCGGAG ggggctgcggggtgcTGGAGCAGAAGGAGACGGCGACGGGGCTGCGGGACGAGCCCTGCGGCAGGGAGACCCCCCCGGGGCACGCCGGGCTCTGCCG GGGGCACTACACGGAGTACCTGGTGCGGCTGATCAACGAGCACGGCCTGGACCCGGCGCGGCTCTACACGCCGGCCGAGCTGCGCGCCGCCGCCGAGCGCCACCTGCCGGCCGggcgcccgccccgcggcccgcAGGAGACCGACGGCGAGTACGCGGCGCGCCTGCGCCGGCTGCTGGCGCGGGAGGCGCCGCTGCGGACACGCCCCCCGCGCCGCTAG